A window from Bacteroidales bacterium encodes these proteins:
- the pgmB gene encoding beta-phosphoglucomutase — MKKNKMDIKACLFDLDGVLVDTARFHYLAWKKLADKLGFEFTEHDNERLKGISRMDSLEILLEIGNIKLSNEQKAFYAKEKNEVYLQYIEQMTPQDVLTGVRDFLEEIKNQKIKTGLGSASKNAQLILNKTDITRYFDVIVDGNLVNRAKPDPEVFTLGASMLDVPNEQCIVFEDAVAGIKAAQNAGMKSVGIGSADLLKNADLVFPGFEGLHLKDLNFQ; from the coding sequence ATGAAAAAAAATAAGATGGATATAAAAGCCTGTTTATTTGATCTTGATGGGGTACTCGTTGATACTGCCCGTTTTCATTACCTGGCATGGAAGAAACTTGCCGATAAGCTGGGTTTTGAGTTCACAGAACACGACAACGAACGATTAAAAGGAATCAGCCGGATGGATTCACTTGAAATACTTCTTGAGATCGGGAACATAAAATTATCAAATGAACAGAAGGCTTTCTATGCAAAGGAAAAGAATGAAGTATACCTGCAATACATAGAGCAGATGACACCGCAGGATGTGCTGACGGGTGTCAGGGATTTTCTTGAAGAAATAAAGAATCAGAAAATAAAAACCGGATTGGGATCTGCCAGCAAAAATGCGCAGCTTATTCTTAATAAAACAGACATTACCCGGTATTTTGATGTCATTGTCGATGGCAACCTGGTTAACAGGGCAAAACCGGATCCGGAGGTTTTTACACTGGGCGCCAGCATGCTGGATGTACCAAATGAACAATGCATTGTGTTTGAAGATGCTGTGGCAGGTATCAAAGCAGCACAAAATGCAGGAATGAAAAGCGTGGGGATAGGGTCGGCAGATCTATTGAAAAACGCAGATCTTGTTTTTCCCGGCTTCGAAGGTTTGCACTTGAAGGATTTAAATTTTCAATAG